The following coding sequences are from one Lentimicrobiaceae bacterium window:
- a CDS encoding chorismate mutase: MEITTLQEWLGTDKPLIVSGPCSAESYEQVMQTAIALRKIPEVRIFRSGVWKPRTRPKGFEGVGSEALLWLKDVKKETGLLTAVEVACAQHVEEALNSGIDVVWLGARTVVNPFLVNDICNALKGTDIPVLVKNPLHPDVNLWIGAMERLNDVGITKIVAVHRGFFYYKNTEYRNQPMWEVVIELKRQFPNLPIINDPSHIGGKRSVLLQIAQKAFDLELSGLMVETHINPDEALTDSQQQITPEQLADMLSKIVYRKGFSEDKTDNKMELLRQEIDKLDAELLDILNKRFNIIKEIGVYKKNNNITILQIERWREMFKNRLDIAQNMGYDSAFIKSLINIIHEESIRLQEDIFNDEDI; encoded by the coding sequence GTGGAAATTACAACATTACAAGAGTGGTTGGGTACGGATAAGCCCTTAATAGTGAGTGGTCCGTGCAGTGCCGAGAGTTACGAGCAGGTAATGCAGACGGCTATTGCTTTGCGAAAAATTCCCGAAGTTAGAATTTTTCGTTCGGGGGTATGGAAGCCGCGCACTCGCCCTAAGGGATTTGAAGGTGTTGGCTCCGAAGCTTTACTTTGGCTTAAAGATGTGAAAAAAGAAACCGGGCTGTTGACTGCCGTCGAAGTTGCTTGTGCTCAGCATGTGGAAGAAGCGCTTAATAGCGGTATTGATGTTGTTTGGTTGGGAGCTAGAACGGTTGTAAATCCGTTTTTGGTAAATGATATTTGCAATGCTCTTAAAGGGACTGATATTCCCGTCTTAGTAAAAAATCCTTTGCATCCCGATGTTAATTTATGGATAGGTGCTATGGAGCGCCTTAATGATGTCGGGATAACTAAGATTGTGGCAGTTCACCGAGGATTTTTTTATTACAAAAATACCGAGTACCGAAATCAACCTATGTGGGAAGTTGTTATAGAGCTAAAACGACAGTTTCCAAATCTGCCTATTATCAACGACCCAAGCCATATTGGAGGCAAAAGGAGCGTATTGTTGCAAATTGCTCAAAAGGCATTCGACCTTGAGTTATCGGGACTTATGGTTGAAACTCACATCAATCCCGACGAAGCCCTTACCGATTCGCAACAACAAATAACTCCGGAGCAATTAGCCGATATGCTCAGCAAAATTGTTTATCGTAAGGGTTTTAGCGAGGACAAAACTGACAACAAGATGGAATTGCTAAGACAAGAAATCGACAAACTTGACGCTGAACTTTTAGATATTTTAAACAAAAGGTTTAATATTATTAAAGAAATAGGCGTTTATAAGAAAAACAATAATATTACCATATTGCAGATTGAGAGATGGCGCGAAATGTTCAAAAACCGACTTGATATAGCACAAAACATGGGCTACGATTCGGCTTTTATTAAATCGCTTATAAATATTATTCACGAAGAGTCAATACGACTACAGGAAGATATTTTTAATGATGAAGATATTTAG
- a CDS encoding putative sulfate exporter family transporter: MKSKKLQLTEDWTANLLGFIIIFIAVFMLSPHFGNMSIKWPTFKWDSAETLTGKVLSLNNLGKIGILFIVFYIFTALAGIFTNKPLKNMLKIYPAVFVLTILACIISGNHYMDTWGLETVIFCLLFGLIISNFFKMPQWVKDGLTSELFVKIGLVLLGAGILFKSMMEAGVYGLVQAIVVILVVWNFCFWLSKKMGVDRDLGVMLSSAVSICGVSAAIATSGAIKGDKVKLSYVISLVLVVAVPMIILLPLIARWLGFSEVLAGAWFGGTIDTTGAVAASGDFYGDIAEQVAMIVKSSQNVLLGIAAFVISIYWSITGQSDREEKPTARVIWDRFPKFVLGFVAASLIFSFIFSGETVGATKGVLKSAQKLWFALAFTSIGLETNFKQLISKTNRKATYTFLIAQLFNIFVTLLVAWLLFEVMGGGDSFLE, translated from the coding sequence ATGAAATCAAAAAAATTACAACTAACAGAAGACTGGACGGCTAATTTATTGGGTTTTATTATCATTTTTATTGCCGTATTTATGCTTTCTCCTCATTTTGGAAACATGAGCATAAAATGGCCCACTTTTAAATGGGACAGTGCCGAAACACTTACCGGAAAAGTTTTGTCATTGAACAATTTGGGCAAAATAGGAATTTTGTTTATCGTGTTTTACATATTCACAGCCCTTGCAGGTATATTTACCAACAAACCTTTAAAAAACATGTTGAAAATTTATCCTGCAGTTTTCGTATTAACAATATTGGCTTGCATAATTTCGGGCAATCACTACATGGATACATGGGGATTAGAAACTGTTATCTTCTGTCTTCTCTTCGGGTTGATAATAAGCAACTTTTTCAAAATGCCACAATGGGTAAAAGACGGTCTGACCTCCGAATTGTTTGTTAAAATAGGGTTGGTTCTTTTGGGTGCCGGAATTTTATTCAAATCGATGATGGAAGCCGGAGTTTACGGCTTAGTACAAGCTATTGTGGTTATTTTGGTTGTATGGAATTTTTGTTTCTGGCTAAGTAAAAAAATGGGTGTTGACAGAGACCTTGGTGTAATGCTATCGAGTGCGGTTTCAATATGCGGTGTTTCGGCTGCTATTGCTACCTCCGGTGCTATCAAAGGCGATAAAGTTAAGCTGTCATACGTAATTTCGTTGGTACTTGTTGTGGCTGTGCCTATGATTATATTGCTGCCCTTAATAGCTCGATGGTTAGGCTTCTCGGAAGTATTGGCAGGAGCATGGTTTGGCGGAACTATCGATACCACCGGTGCTGTTGCCGCCAGTGGTGATTTCTATGGCGATATTGCCGAACAAGTTGCTATGATTGTTAAATCGTCGCAAAACGTACTGTTGGGTATCGCTGCTTTTGTTATCTCAATATATTGGTCTATTACAGGACAATCGGATCGCGAAGAAAAACCCACAGCAAGAGTTATTTGGGACAGATTCCCAAAATTTGTATTAGGATTTGTTGCCGCATCATTAATATTTTCGTTTATATTTTCCGGCGAAACAGTTGGCGCTACTAAAGGAGTCCTTAAATCGGCACAAAAATTATGGTTTGCATTGGCGTTTACATCTATAGGTTTGGAAACAAATTTCAAACAACTTATAAGCAAAACCAACCGCAAAGCAACTTACACCTTCTTGATAGCCCAATTATTTAACATTTTCGTTACCCTACTGGTAGCTTGGTTACTATTTGAAGTAATGGGCGGTGGAGATTCGTTTCTTGAATAA
- a CDS encoding YjjG family noncanonical pyrimidine nucleotidase, whose translation MKETKLYKHVFFDLDQTLWDFKRISLEVKEELFYKFNISIINNDIDYQRFKEKYEEINAGLWEMYRNDEIDKYTLNFRRFNDTIAAFNIVDKELGKQMADYFVHEIGKKTYFFEGALDLLDYLQKKYSLHVITNGFEEVMHERFKRNDLYKHFTTITTSEMAKSMKPHKEIFSFALCAASANANESIMIGDNYDVDIMGAHNAGIDTIWVYTEENIAENCATYTVKNLLEIKTIL comes from the coding sequence ATGAAAGAAACAAAATTATATAAGCACGTTTTTTTTGATTTAGACCAAACCTTATGGGATTTTAAACGGATTTCGTTGGAAGTTAAAGAAGAATTGTTTTACAAATTCAACATCTCCATAATCAATAACGACATTGATTATCAGAGATTTAAGGAAAAATACGAAGAAATAAATGCAGGGTTGTGGGAGATGTACAGAAACGACGAAATAGATAAATACACGCTTAATTTCAGAAGATTTAACGACACAATTGCAGCTTTCAATATAGTTGACAAAGAGCTTGGTAAACAGATGGCAGATTATTTTGTACACGAAATCGGTAAAAAGACTTACTTTTTTGAAGGTGCCTTAGATTTGTTAGATTATTTGCAGAAAAAATACTCGCTACATGTTATAACCAACGGTTTTGAAGAAGTTATGCACGAAAGGTTTAAAAGAAACGATTTGTACAAACACTTTACAACCATAACTACTAGCGAAATGGCAAAGAGTATGAAACCTCATAAAGAAATATTCAGTTTCGCTCTATGTGCTGCCTCAGCCAATGCAAACGAAAGCATAATGATAGGCGACAATTACGACGTGGATATTATGGGAGCTCACAATGCAGGCATTGACACAATATGGGTCTACACGGAAGAAAATATTGCTGAAAATTGTGCAACCTATACGGTGAAAAATTTACTGGAAATAAAAACGATTTTATAA
- a CDS encoding acyltransferase, translated as MEIHSLKNEIFKINSNEEFTNLALQIFKYQYANNNIYKMFVDNLGVNIDSISNIEQIPFLPIQFFKTHRITCGDAPEEAVFISSGTTQQQRSKHYILDLNLYEKSFTKGFEYFFGNISDYIIFGLLPSYLEQGNSSLVYMVEKLMIKTKTNYGGFYLNDFEKLKSDIEKVQNTDKKIMLFGVTYALLDMANTCPIKIKNAIIVETGGMKGRKEEIDREELHKVLKKSFGVDNIYSEYGMTELLSQAWSLKDGVFKTPPWMKVLLADTNDPLNVSTENKRGGINIIDLANINSCSFIATQDLGKMHHYNSFEVLGRFDSSDVRGCSLMYV; from the coding sequence ATGGAAATACATTCGCTGAAAAACGAGATTTTTAAAATTAATTCCAATGAAGAATTTACAAATCTCGCATTGCAGATTTTTAAATATCAGTACGCAAACAATAATATTTACAAGATGTTTGTCGATAATTTAGGTGTGAATATTGACAGTATTTCCAACATTGAACAAATACCGTTTTTGCCTATTCAATTTTTTAAGACTCACAGAATAACCTGCGGCGATGCTCCCGAAGAAGCCGTTTTTATTAGTAGCGGAACCACTCAGCAACAGCGAAGCAAGCATTATATATTAGATTTAAACCTGTACGAAAAAAGTTTTACCAAAGGTTTTGAATATTTTTTCGGCAATATCTCCGATTACATCATATTCGGACTGCTACCTTCGTACTTGGAACAAGGTAATTCGTCTTTAGTTTACATGGTTGAAAAACTAATGATAAAAACCAAAACCAATTATGGCGGATTTTATCTAAACGATTTCGAGAAATTAAAATCTGATATTGAAAAAGTGCAAAATACTGATAAAAAGATAATGCTTTTCGGCGTTACTTACGCACTATTGGATATGGCTAATACTTGTCCTATAAAAATTAAAAACGCAATAATTGTAGAAACCGGCGGCATGAAAGGTCGTAAGGAAGAAATAGACAGAGAAGAGCTGCACAAGGTTTTAAAAAAGAGTTTTGGTGTTGATAATATTTACTCGGAGTACGGCATGACCGAATTGCTATCGCAGGCGTGGTCGTTGAAAGATGGTGTTTTCAAAACTCCTCCATGGATGAAAGTCTTACTAGCCGACACAAACGACCCACTCAACGTATCCACCGAAAACAAAAGAGGTGGAATTAACATAATTGATTTGGCAAATATAAACTCCTGCTCGTTTATAGCTACGCAAGATTTAGGCAAAATGCACCACTATAATTCTTTTGAAGTGTTAGGACGATTTGATAGCAGCGACGTTAGGGGATGTAGTCTTATGTACGTGTAA